A genomic segment from Glycine max cultivar Williams 82 chromosome 1, Glycine_max_v4.0, whole genome shotgun sequence encodes:
- the LOC100305458 gene encoding NBS-LRR type disease resistance protein, which yields MADSSVSFLLDKLTLLLQAEVNLQRGVREDVQHIKYELERHRGILRVADALEDKDPELKAWVKRVRDVAHDMEDAIDEFSLRLVDQHGQGNSSSFHVNFFIRHRIASNIQNIKSRVDIISQGRPNIAGIGSGSSQRLRLDSQGDALLLEEADLVGIDKPKRQLSDLLFNEEAGRAVIPIYGMGGLGKTTLAKQVYDDPKVKKRFRIHAWINVSQSFQLEVLLKDLVQQLHNVIGKPSPEAVGQMKSDQLKELIKNLLQQSRYLIVLDDVWHVKVWDSVKLALPNNNRGSRVMLTTRKKDIALYSCAELGKDFNLEFLPEEESWYLFCKKTFQGNPCPPYLEAVCRNILKMCGGLPLAIVAIGGALATKNRANIEEWQMVYRSFGSEIEGNDKLEDMKKVLSLSFNELPYYLKSCLLYLSIFPEFHAIEHMRLIRLWIAEGFVNGEDGKTLEEVADSYLKELLDRSLLQVVAKTSDGRMKTCRMHDLLREIVNLKSKDQNFATIAKDQDIIWPDKVRRLSIINTLNNVQQNRTTFQLRSLLMFASSDSLEHFSIRALCSSGYKLLRVLDLQDAPLEVFPAEIVSLYLLKYLSLKNTKVKSIPGSIKKLQQLETLDLKHTYVTVLPVEIVELQRLRHLLVYRYEIESYAYLHSRHGFMVAAPIGLMQSLQKLCFIEANQALMIELGKLTQLRRLGIRKMRKQDGAALCSSIEKMINLRSLSITAIEDDEIIDIHNIFRPPQYLQQLYLGGRLDNFPQWISSLKNLVRVFLKWSRLEEDPLVHLQDLPNLRHLEFLQVYVGETLHFKAKGFPSLKVLGLDDLDGLKSMTVEEGAMPGLKKLIIQRCDSLKQVPLGIEHLTKLKSIEFFDMPEELITALRPNGGEDYWRVQHVPAVYISYWRDGGWDVYSLETLGERESDSSSGTAKRSLEICTLWKV from the coding sequence atgGCAGATAGTTCAGTATCGTTTTTACTGGACAAGCTGACTTTGTTACTTCAAGCAGAAGTGAATCTGCAGAGAGGGGTCCGTGAAGATGTTCAGCACATCAAATATGAACTAGAACGCCACAGGGGCATCTTGAGGGTGGCTGATGCTCTGGAAGACAAAGACCCTGAACTCAAAGCATGGGTTAAACGAGTAAGAGATGTTGCTCATGACATGGAAGATGCTATAGATGAATTTAGCCTTCGCCTTGTTGATCAACATGGACAAGGCAACAGTTCTTCTTTTCATGTGAATTTTTTCATCCGGCATAGGATTGCttcaaatatacaaaatatcaaATCCAGAGTGGACATTATCTCCCAGGGACGTCCAAACATAGCTGGGATTGGCTCAGGCTCAAGTCAACGGTTAAGGCTTGATAGCCAAGGAGATGCACTTCTGCTAGAAGAAGCTGATTTGGTGGGTATTGACAAACCCAAAAGGCAGCTCAGTGACTTGCTTTTCAATGAAGAAGCAGGTAGGGCTGTGATTCCCATTTATGGGATGGGAGGGTTGGGGAAAACCACCTTGGCAAAACAAGTCTATGATGATCCAAAAGTGAAGAAGCGTTTCAGGATTCATGCTTGGATTAATGTTTCTCAGTCTTTTCAACTAGAAGTGCTCCTGAAAGACCTGGTTCAACAGCTCCATAATGTCATTGGCAAACCATCTCCGGAAGCAGTTGGACAAATGAAGAGTGACCAGCTCAAAGAGTTGATCAAGAACTTGCTTCAGCAAAGCAGGTATCTCATTGTGCTGGATGATGTGTGGCATGTAAAGGTATGGGATTCTGTCAAACTTGCTTTGCCTAATAACAACCGTGGCAGTAGAGTGATGCTTACCACACGCAAGAAAGATATAGCTTTGTATTCCTGTGCTGAATTGGGTAAGGATTTTAACCTTGAATTCTTACCTGAGGAAGAAAGTTGGTATCTTTTCTGCAAGAAAACATTTCAGGGTAACCCATGCCCTCCTTATCTGGAGGCAGTTTGCAGGAATATCTTAAAAATGTGTGGGGGGTTGCCACTGGCAATTGTGGCAATTGGTGGTGCATTGGCTACAAAAAACAGGGCAAACATAGAAGAGTGGCAGATGGTTTACAGAAGTTTTGGGTCTGAAATTGAAGGCAATGACAAACTGGAGGATATGAAGAAAGTGCTTTCCCTGAGTTTCAATGAGTTGCCTTACTATCTCAAGTCCTGTTTGCTGTACCTAAGCATATTTCCCGAGTTTCATGCTATTGAGCACATGCGATTGATTCGCTTGTGGATAGCTGAAGGGTTTGTGAACGGAGAAGATGGAAAGACACTGGAGGAAGTTGCAGACAGTTACCTCAAGGAGCTCTTGGACAGAAGTCTGCTGCAAGTGGTAGCAAAAACCAGTGATGGCAGGATGAAGACTTGTCGCATGCATGATCTTCTAAGGGAGATTGTCAATTTGAAGTCAAAGGATCAGAACTTTGCAACAATAGCCAAAGACCAAGATATAATCTGGCCAGACAAAGTTCGACGCTTATCAATCATAAACACATTGAATAATGTGCAACAAAATAGGACCACATTCCAACTTCGGTCTCTGCTGATGTTTGCCTCATCAGATTCACTCGAGCATTTTTCTATACGTGCATTATGTTCCTCTGGTTATAAGTTACTCAGGGTGTTAGATTTGCAGGATGCACCTTTGGAGGTTTTTCCTGCTGAAATTGTCAGCCTATACCTTCTCAAGTATCTGAGTTTGAAGAATACAAAGGTGAAAAGCATACCAGGTTCCATTAAGAAGCTGCAGCAGTTGGAGACATTAGATCTTAAACACACTTATGTCACTGTATTGCCAGTTGAAATTGTGGAGCTCCAACGATTACGCCATCTCTTGGTGTATCGTTATGAGATTGAATCCTATGCTTATTTACATTCAAGGCATGGCTTCATGGTGGCTGCCCCTATAGGACTTATGCAATCTTTGCAAAAGCTTTGTTTTATAGAGGCGAATCAGGCTTTGATGATTGAGCTAGGAAAACTCACTCAACTCAGGAGGCTTGGCATCAGAAAGATGAGAAAACAAGATGGTGCTGCTTTGTGTTCATCCATTGAGAAGATGATCAATCTCCGCTCATTGTCCATAACTGCAATTGAAGATGATGAGATAATTGATATTCACAACATCTTCAGGCCTCCTCAGTATCTCCAGCAGTTATACTTGGGTGGGCGTCTAGACAATTTTCCCCAATGGATAAGTTCTCTCAAGAATTTGGTCCGAGTGTTTCTAAAATGGAGCCGGTTAGAAGAGGATCCTCTGGTACATCTTCAAGATTTGCCAAATCTAAGACATCTTGAGTTTCTTCAAGTTTATGTTGGTGAGACATTGCATTTCAAGGCAAAAGGGTTTCCTAGTCTGAAGGTGTTAGGCCTTGATGATTTAGATGGACTGAAATCAATGACTGTGGAGGAGGGAGCAATGCCTGGTCTTAAAAAGCTCATCATCCAGCGCTGTGATTCATTGAAGCAGGTACCATTAGGCATTGAACACCtaacaaaactaaaatcaatAGAGTTTTTTGATATGCCTGAAGAATTGATTACAGCACTGCGTCCAAATGGAGGTGAGGATTATTGGAGAGTACAACATGTCCCAGCAGTTTATATCTCCTATTGGAGGGATGGGGGTTGGGATGTCTACTCATTAGAGACattaggagagagagagagtgattcCAGTTCTGGTACTGCAAAGAGAAGTCTTGAAATTTGTACACTCTGGAAGGTTTaa
- the LOC100500447 gene encoding uncharacterized protein LOC100500447, with protein MTKKGKKQLMSSAPWRGEESEESFKEGKLKVTRQGDGTSTMHVPASKSKHHHHDLHDDLGIEIDPELRYSFQRNFQFLQRVFSIDTMVKPLPPVMAYNVSRNLNFFTRIFTQFFDPEGIANAQKSLGIGQEDKVRKVR; from the exons ATGACGAAGAAGGGGAAGAAGCAATTGATGTCATCGGCGCCGTGGAGAGGCGAGGAGAGTGAAGAATccttcaaagagggaaagctgaaagtgacgaggcagggTGATGGCACTTCCACCATGCACGTCCCTGCCTCCAAGTCCAAGCATCATCACCATGACCTCCACGACGACCTCGGAATCGAGATTGATCCTGAACTACGCTACAGCTTCCAGCGCAATTTTCAG TTTCTTCAGCGTGTTTTTAGCATTGACACTATGGTGAAACCTCTTCCTCCTGTCATGGCATACAATGTCTCTCGCAACTTGAACTTCTTCACTCGCATTTTCACACAATTCTTTG ATCCTGAAGGTATTGCAAATGCCCAGAAATCCTTGGGCATAGGACAGGAAGATAAAGTTCGCAAAGTTCGTTGA
- the LOC100805346 gene encoding disease resistance protein RPM1: MAESAVSFLLERLKPVFENKLKLFIGVEAEVIYLKAQLELIRAFLRAADVFEETDEELKVWVRQVRDVVHEAEDLLDELELVQVHNHTNGFSNYLSIRNMKARYRIAHELKAINSRMKTISSTRKRFLSKLDTASEASNSTYTGNAWHDQRGDALLLDNTDLVGIDRPKKKLIGWLINGCPARKVISVTGMGGMGKTTLVKKVFDDPEVRKLFKACVWVTVSQSCKIEELLRDLARKLFSEIRRPIPEGMESMCSDKLKMIIKDLLQRKRYLVVFDDVWHLYEWEAVKYALPNNNCGSRIMITTRRSDLAFTSSIESNGKVYNLQPLKEDEAWDLFCRNTFQGHSCPSHLIEICKYILRKCGGLPLAIVAISGVLATKDKRRIDEWDMICRSLGAEIQGNGKLDNFKTVLNLSFNDLPYHLKYCFLYLSIFPEDYLIQRMRLIRLWIAEGFIEAREGKTKEDVADNYLKELLNRNLIQVAEITFDGSVKTLRIHDLLREIIILKSKDQNFVSIVKEQSMAWPEKIRRLSVHGTLPYHRQQHRSGSQLRSLLMFGVGENLSLGKLFPGGCKLLGVLDYQDAPLNKFPVAVVDLYHLRYLSLRNTKVTMVPGYIIGKLHNLETLDLKKTCVRELPVDILKLQKLRHLLVYQFKVKGYPQFYSKHGFKAPTEIGNLKSLQKLCFVEANQDCGIITRQLGELSQLRRLGILKLREEDGKAFCLSIEKLTNLHALSVASEGENKVIDLAFLCSPPPFLQRLYLSGRLQELPSWIQSLHSLARLFLKWSCLKYDPLVYLQDLPSLAHLELLQVYDGDTLHFVCGKFKKLKVLGLDKFDGLKQVTVGEDAMPCLERLSIGRCQLLKKVPSGIEHLNKLKVLEFFDMPDELMKTICPHGPGKDYCKVSHIPNVYSTYWRDDGWDVYALDSFSRNCSPRSGTVMRSHEPRTLWKV; this comes from the exons ATGGCTGAGAGTGCAGTGAGTTTTCTTCTCGAAAGGCTTAAACCAGTTTTTGAGAATAAGTTGAAATTGTTCATAGGGGTTGAAGCAGAAGTGATATATCTGAAAGCACAGTTGGAACTGATAAGAGCCTTCTTAAGGGCTGCAGATGTATTTGAAGAGACTGATGAGGAACTCAAAGTTTGGGTTAGGCAAGTCAGAGATGTTGTTCACGAGGCTGAAGATCTTCTTGATGAATTGGAACTGGTCCAGGTACATAACCATACAAATGGATTCTCTAATTATCTCAGTATCAGGAATATGAAAGCTCGTTATCGGATTGCGCATGAGTTAAAAGCCATCAACTCACGCATGAAAACTATTTCTTCAACTCGCAAGAGATTCCTCAGTAAACTTGACACTGCTTCAGAGGCTTCAAATTCCACTTATACAG GTAACGCATGGCACGATCAACGGGGAGATGCCCTTCTTCTGGACAACACTGATCTAGTTGGCATAGACAGGCCTAAGAAGAAGTTGATCGGGTGGTTGATTAACGGTTGTCCTGCACGAAAAGTGATTTCTGTTACTGGAATGGGAGGGATGGGAAAAACTACTTTGGTGAAGAAAGTATTTGATGATCCAGAAGTAAGAAAACTCTTCAAAGCCTGTGTTTGGGTTACTGTTTCTCAATCTTGTAAAATTGAGGAGCTTCTCAGAGACTTGGCCCGGAAGCTTTTTTCCGAAATAAGGCGACCGATTCCAGAGGGAATGGAAAGCATGTGTAGTGATAAGCTGAAGATGATTATCAAAGACTTGTTGCAGAGGAAGAGGTATCTAGTAGTATTTGATGATGTGTGGCATTTGTATGAATGGGAAGCTGTCAAATATGCATTGCCTAATAATAACTGTGGCAGCAGGATCATGATCACCACACGAAGATCCGATTTAGCCTTTACTTCCAGCATAGAATCCAATGGTAAGGTGTATAACTTGCAACCCTTGAAAGAAGATGAGGCTTGGGATCTATTTTGTAGGAACACTTTTCAGGGTCATTCATGCCCCTCACATTTGATTGAGATATGTAAATATATCTTAAGAAAATGTGGGGGTCTTCCCCTTGCAATTGTGGCAATAAGTGGTGTCCTGGCTACAAAAGACAAGCGCAGGATAGATGAATGGGACATGATTTGCCGTAGTCTTGGAGCTGAAATTCAAGGCAATGGTAAActtgataattttaaaacagtACTCAACCTAAGTTTCAATGATTTACCTTACCATTTGAAATACTGTTTCTTGTACTTGAGCATCTTTCCTGAGGACTATCTGATTCAGCGCATGAGACTGATTCGCTTGTGGATAGCAGAAGGATTCATTGAAGCCAGAGAAGGAAAAACAAAGGAAGATGTTGCAGATAATTACCTCAAGGAGCTCCTGAACAGAAACTTAATACAAGTAGCAGAGATAACATTTGATGGAAGTGTGAAAACTTTGCGAATCCATGATCTTCTAAGGGAGATCATCATTTTGAAGTCCAAGGACCAAAACTTTGTATCCATTGTCAAAGAACAAAGCATGGCATGGCCTGAAAAGATTCGGCGGCTTTCGGTGCACGGCACATTACCATATCATCGGCAGCAACATAGGTCAGGCTCTCAACTCCGTTCTCTCTTAATGTTTGGGGTTGGAGAAAATTTATCTCTTGGCAAACTGTTTCCAGGTGGTTGTAAACTGCTAGGTGTTTTAGATTATCAAGATGCACCTTTGAATAAGTTTCCAGTAGCAGTTGTTGATCTATATCATTTAAGATATCTAAGCTTAAGGAACACAAAGGTGACAATGGTTCCAGGTTACATAATAGGGAAGTTGCATAATCTAGAAACACTGGATCTTAAGAAGACTTGTGTCAGAGAATTGCCGGTAGATATACTAAAGCTTCAAAAGCTTCGCCATCTCCTCGTGTATCAGTTTAAAGTCAAAGGCTATCCACAGTTCTACTCCAAGCATGGTTTTAAGGCCCCCACTGAAATAGGAAATTTGAAGTCACTACAAAAACTTTGTTTTGTGGAGGCAAACCAAGATTGTGGAATCATAACAAGGCAGTTAGGGGAGCTAAGTCAACTAAGAAGGTTAGGAATCTTGAAACTTAGAGAGGAAGATGGAAAGGCTTTCTGTTTGTCCATTGAGAAATTAACCAATCTCCATGCCCTTTCTGTTGCTTCTGAGGGTGAGAATAAAGTCATTGATCTAGCATTCCTTTGTTCACCCCCTCCGTTTCTTCAACGCTTGTATTTGTCAGGGCGTTTACAAGAGTTACCCAGTTGGATACAGTCTCTCCATAGCCTTGCTAGGCTATTTCTCAAATGGAGCTGCTTAAAATATGATCCACTAGTATATCTGCAGGATCTGCCAAGCCTTGCACATCTTGAACTACTTCAAGTATATGATGGTGACACATTGCATTTTGTGTGTGGAAAGTTCAAGAAGCTCAAGGTTTTAGGCCTTGACAAATTTGATGGACTCAAACAGGTGACAGTGGGGGAGGATGCAATGCCTTGCCTAGAAAGGCTGAGCATTGGACGTTGCCAATTGTTGAAGAAGGTTCCATCAGGAATTGAGCACTTGAATAAGCTCAAAGTGCTTGAGTTTTTTGATATGCCAGATGAATTGATGAAGACAATATGTCCACATGGTCCAGGAAAAGATTACTGTAAAGTTTCACACATACCAAATGTTTATTCTACCTACTGGAGAGATGATGGTTGGGATGTTTATGCTCTAGACAGTTTCAGCAGAAATTGTTCTCCCCGGTCTGGCACAGTCATGAGAAGTCATGAACCTCGCACTCTGTGGAAGGTGTAG